A region of Sulfurovum sp. DNA encodes the following proteins:
- the tgt gene encoding tRNA guanosine(34) transglycosylase Tgt has product MQFQIDKTDGRARACTIQTTHSTIQTPVFMPVGTVGAVKALDATDLETFIKPEIILANTYHMYIRPSDDVVAKMGKLHGFTKFPKSFLTDSGGFQAFSLSDNVKIDEGGITFRSHLDGSKHYFTPKKVIDIQHNLGSDIMMILDDLVALPATQERIAASIDRTSRWAKESIDYFRQKQKEGIGVNQNIFAIIQGGTDKAFREKSAKELCTLDYDGFAIGGLSVGESNEDMYETVAWTTPFMPKEKPRYLMGVGTPEDLIENVYRGIDMFDCVMPTRNARNGTLFTSFGKVNIKKACYTTDLEPIDPECNCMVCQTYSRAYLRHLFRAHELTYFRLATIHNLYYYLHLMKQMREAILKEQFEVFRKAFYKKRK; this is encoded by the coding sequence ATGCAATTTCAGATAGATAAAACCGATGGAAGGGCACGTGCGTGCACTATCCAAACTACGCACTCTACAATACAAACACCAGTTTTTATGCCTGTAGGAACCGTTGGTGCAGTCAAGGCACTTGATGCAACCGACCTTGAGACTTTTATTAAGCCTGAGATTATTCTTGCCAATACATATCATATGTACATTCGTCCTAGTGATGATGTTGTCGCTAAGATGGGCAAACTACACGGTTTTACAAAATTTCCTAAAAGTTTTCTAACTGATAGTGGTGGCTTTCAAGCATTCTCTCTCTCGGACAATGTCAAAATAGATGAAGGAGGCATTACCTTTCGTAGCCATCTTGATGGCAGCAAACACTATTTCACCCCTAAAAAGGTTATTGATATCCAGCATAACCTCGGTTCAGATATTATGATGATTCTTGATGACCTTGTTGCCCTGCCTGCCACACAGGAACGCATTGCTGCCAGTATCGATCGTACGTCACGCTGGGCAAAAGAGTCCATTGATTACTTTAGGCAGAAACAGAAAGAGGGTATAGGTGTCAATCAAAATATCTTTGCCATCATTCAAGGCGGTACAGATAAAGCCTTCAGAGAAAAATCTGCCAAAGAGCTCTGTACACTTGACTATGATGGCTTTGCCATTGGTGGGCTCAGTGTAGGTGAGAGCAATGAAGACATGTATGAAACTGTTGCATGGACAACACCTTTCATGCCCAAAGAAAAACCACGCTATCTCATGGGTGTAGGCACGCCTGAAGACCTCATAGAAAATGTCTACCGTGGTATTGATATGTTCGATTGTGTCATGCCAACCCGTAATGCGCGAAATGGTACTCTCTTTACCTCTTTTGGCAAGGTCAATATCAAAAAAGCCTGCTACACCACTGACTTAGAGCCCATCGATCCAGAGTGCAACTGTATGGTCTGCCAAACCTACAGTCGTGCCTATCTACGTCACCTCTTCCGTGCCCATGAACTGACCTACTTTAGACTTGCAACCATCCATAACCTCTACTACTACCTGCACCTGATGAAGCAGATGAGGGAAGCTATACTCAA